CACAGAGATATCAAAAAACAGACAGCCAATGCATCTAGAATAAGCCTCTCCCCAAGGGCGGCCCATGGATGGACTGTCCTCCCAGACCTCCCAGATGGCTCATCAGTGGTGGGATTGGGGCGCAGCGACTCCATCACCACACCCCCCAGCAGTGCCTGGGCTCACctctccaccccctccccacacagCCAGAGGCAGGCCCTCAGCCGCAATCAGTAACATTCAGTGAGGACATGTGTTTATCATGTGTTGCGGGTGGGTACAGTGAGTTCTCTATTCAGGTAGGAGTGGAAGCTGGCTCAGGGCTCATCCAGTCCAATGTCCCACAGGTACAGAAGTGCTCTGATAAAATCTCAGAGCTGGCTGTCCAGTCAAGATTTGCATACCTCCAGAAATGGGGCTTTTACTACTCCTCACAGTAGCCCATTCTACTGTTGGGCACTTCCAATGGTCGGCATTTTCTTTCCGGCAGCCTCTTTCTTGGGTTGGGGGGTGGGCAGATACTGTCACTCCAGCCTAACCCTCAGGACAAGAGAGGCAGCTGGGGTGGAAACAGAGGCAGAAAAAGTAATAAGTTAAATCCAAGAATGAACAGAGACATGGCAGGATGGGCAGGGACATTCCTGGGGTGCCAGCAGTCTCTAGCTTGATCCAGGAGGCACTGGGGTGGAGGTTGGTGATGGCAAGATTCCAGGCAGGAGGTGACTCAGAAGGCCGGGTTGTCAATGCCCCTCTGATCCCTGGTATATTCTTCAGGCCTGAAGCTGTAGGGAGGGGGTGGCTCTGTGGGAGTTGGGCCCAGGCTGGGCTTCAGAATCACCTGCAGGGAAAAGAGGGAATTCCGTCTTctgggccctggccctggccaccACTCCCCCATGCCAGCTGAGGTATGGTTACCAGGGAGGGGGTGACTCAATGCTGGGTGCAGAGTGCCCTCCAGGATCGAAGGGCCCTCCACTGTCCCTGCTGCACAGCCGGCCAGAGGTAAGGTAGGGATGGGGATGAGACACCCACCTCACTGTAggggggtgggggcacagaggGGGATACTCTGACCCTCTCTGGGGGGATGATGGAGGGCAGTTCCAGGGGCCCCCGGCAATCCATTGGGGTGTCTGGCTCCGGCTCTCTGCAGTTGCGACAGAAGCACTTAGCCAGGCCACAGATGCAAAAGAGGGACAGGATGACCAGGAAGATGATGACGAAGATCCTGGGGTGGGGATCACCAAGAGCATCCTGAGTCCCCAGGCCACCCTGGGGACTCCCCACACCTTCCCGCTCCCGCCGCCCACACTGCCCCCTCGGCAGGTGCCTGGCCTTGTCCACACAGGACCAGGCCCCTCCAAGGACTGTGCCCAAAGGAGCTGGCCCTGGGCTCACCTCACGGGGCCAGGGAAGAGCTCGTTCTCCTGGCAGCAGCTGTCACCACAGCATTTGAATCCTTTGGGGCAGGCGCTGGTCAGAGGTCACAGAAAAGGGCAAGGAGAAGTTGGCACCAGAATggagaggcagaaggatcccagCCTCCCCAAAATACACCCAAGATGCTCATGGCACAAGCCACCCCTTAGTGGGGTGGGGGGTACGGCCCCCGTTCTGAGCTTAGTAGGAGGACTCTGGGGAAGGGCGTGTGCACTTGCGCCCAGTATGGCTCCCTGTTGGGCCCCACGCCCCTCATCTGTAACACGGGTAGAAGAAGTATCCTGTTGACCTCAGCAGGCAGATGTGGAGATGGGGCATTGCAGCGGCCGTGACACTCCTCATCCAACTCTAAGGAGGTGCGGGGAAAGAGGCCACATGGCATGTCCAGGAAGAGCCAGTCCTCGCTGGCGCCCATGGAGTATGTGGGGTCAGAGAACAGGTGCTTTCAGAACACCCAGGGCGGACCTAATGGAAACGCTTTTCTGCCCAGTT
The sequence above is drawn from the Symphalangus syndactylus isolate Jambi chromosome 20, NHGRI_mSymSyn1-v2.1_pri, whole genome shotgun sequence genome and encodes:
- the TMEM92 gene encoding transmembrane protein 92, whose amino-acid sequence is MSQAWVPGLVPTLLFSLLAGPQKVAAKCGLIFACPKGFKCCGDSCCQENELFPGPVRIFVIIFLVILSLFCICGLAKCFCRNCREPEPDTPMDCRGPLELPSIIPPERVRVSPSVPPPPYSEVILKPSLGPTPTEPPPPYSFRPEEYTRDQRGIDNPAF